The Paenibacillus swuensis genome contains the following window.
GAACCTGATGACCGTCGTTCAGCAGCAAGGCGATAACTTCTGGCAATGGAATGTGCTGCCGCAAATTATAGGCTTCGCTGTATTCGTGGTCGCCGGCATTTCCGAGCTGAACCGGACGCCGTTCGACCTGCCGGAGGCGGAATCCGAGCTTGTCGCGGGTTACCATGTCGAGTACAGCGGCTTTCGCTTCGCCTTCTTCATGTTGGCCGAGTACGTCTACGTATTCGCCATATCCGCACTGACGACGCTGTTGTTTCTGGGCGGATGGCAGGCGCCGCTCGCTTTCCTGGATTTCATCCCCGGGCTGATCTGGTTCCTGCTCAAATTCGCGGCTATCGTCTTTTTCCTGATCTGGCTGCGCGGCACTTTACCGAGAATTCGAGTCGATCAGCTGATGAGCATGGGGTGGAAGGTTCTTCTGCCGCTGTCCTTGCTGAATATTTTTGTAACGGCCGTATATATGGAATTGTTCATCAAATAGACGAACGGGAAGTGTTGAGATGAAGGGTATTATGAAAGGCATGGGCGTCACATTCAAAGCCATGACCCAGAAGAAAGTCACACACATGTACCCTGACGTGCCGCTGCAGATGCCGGACCGGTTCCGGGGTATTCAATATTTTGATCCGGAGAAATGTATCGTCTGCAATCAATGTGCGCGAATATGTCCGACCGATTGTATCACCTTGACAGGAAAAGCGAATCCCGACCCCGAGAAGAAGGGCAAGGTCATTGACACGTATGATATTAATTTTGAAATATGCATCTTATGCGATCTGTGCACTGAGGTATGTCCGACAGAGGCGATTGTAATGACGAATAACTTCGAGTTAAGCGCGTACAGCCGGGATGATCTGTTCAAAAATATGGCGTGGCTCAGCGAAAACGATCAGTTCATCCGTAAGGAGAATAATTCAGCGCTCCCGAAGGGAGGGGCCAAGTCAACATGATGTCCGGCGAATTTATGGTCTTTACGTTCATCGCGGTTTGCGTGATTACAGGTGCGGTGCTGATGGTCAGCTTGGATAAAGTCGTACACTCGGTGGTCGCATTGGCGTTTACCTTTATCGGGTTGGCGGGTTTGTATCTGCTGCTTTCCGCGGAGTTTGTGGCGTTTGTGCAAATCCTGATCTATGCCGGAGCGATTACGATTCTGATGATCTTTGGCATTATGATGACGAAGCATAGCGAAGACGGCAAGGAACCGCACCGTCCGTGGCATCAAGCGCTGCTGTTCATCGGAGTTGTCGCGCTGTTCGGCATCTTGTTCTTCGCGATTCGGGATGCTGTATTTCCGGCAAGCGAGGCGCTTCAGGCAGGAGAAGATCATGTGCTCGAGATCGGCAAGCTTCTTTATACGGAGCAAGTGCTGCCGTTCGAATTGGTGTCGGTGCTGCTGACAGTAGCGTTCATCGGGGCGATTGTTCTGGCCAAAAGGGAGGAGGAGTAACATGACCGGTATGCTTGCCTCCTACCTCATCCTGGCTGCTGTATTGTTCTGCCTGGGGCTATACGGGGCGTTATCCAAGTCCAATGCCGTCATCGTTCTGCTTTCGGTGGAATTAATGTTGAACGCCGTAAACCTGAACCTGATCGCCTTTGCCAAATACGGTGTCGGTCCGTCGCTCACGGGGCAGATCTTCTCTTTATTCACGATGGCTGTGGCCGCCGCGGAGGTTGCCGTGGGCATAGCCATTCTTATCGCGCTGTATCGCCGCAAAGGCACGGTGGATGTGACGGAAATGGACGAAATGAAGCATTGAAGCATCGAAGCGTCGAAGCATTAAGAAGCACTACTTAGGAGGAAACTCATGTCTTACTCCCAAACCGCCTGGATCATTCCTTTGCTGCCCCTGGTCTCTTTCACCTTGCTATTAGCTTTCGGCAGGCAAATGAAGGAAGCGGGCGCCTGGATCAGCACACTCTTGACCGGCATGTCCTTTGTATGGGCTGTCCTCACGCTGGTTGCGCGTTTAGGCAAGCCGGTTAGTGATTACGCATGGTCGTATAACTGGCTGCAGCTGGAGGATACGGCGCTCAGCATGGGCTACGAACTCACGAATCTCAACAGCTGGATGATGGTGGTCGTAACCTTTGTCAGCTTGCTGGTAAATCTGTATTCCAAAGGATATATGCATGGCGATGAACGCATTACGGTGTTCTACGGCTATGTATCCCTGTTCACCTTTTCAATGCTCGGACTGGTGCTTTCCCAGAATTTATTGCAGCTATACGTGTTCTGGGAGCTTGTCGGCGTCTGTTCATTCTTGTTGGTGGGGTTCTGGTTCTTCAAGCCGGAAGCGAAAGCTGCGGCCAAGAAAGCCTTCATCGTCACTCGGATCGGCGACGTGGGATTATTTCTGGCGATACTGATTCTCTTCTGGCAGATGCCCGGACATGCGCTGGATTTCACCTCTATACATAACGCTTTCACAGGTAATGAAATCACACCGGGCTGGACCACGCTGATTGCGATTCTGATCTTTATCGGCGCCATCGGCAAATCAGGCCAATTCCCGCTCCATACCTGGCTGCCCGATGCGATGGAAGGACCGACGCCGATCTCGGCGCTGATCCACGCGGCGACCATGGTTGCGGCCGGCGTATACTTGATCGTGCGAACCTACGACATCTTTGCCGCATCTCCGGATGCGCTCTTGGTTGTCGCACTCGTCGGCGCGTTCACAGCCGTATTTGCCGCCACGATCGGCATGGCGCAGCACGACATCAAGCGCATTCTGGCTTATTCCACCGTCAGTCAGCTGGGATATATGATGATGGCGCTTGGGCTGGGCTCCGTATCGGCGGGCATGTTCCATCTGACGACACACGCCTTTTTTAAAGCGCTGCTGTTCCTCGGCGCAGGTTCGGTCATTCACGCGTTACACCGTCAGGATATCCGCGAAATGGGCGGTCTTGCATCCAAAATGAAGATCACGGCGGTCACCTTCGCCATTGGGGCTTTGGCGCTTTCCGGCATCCCGCCGTTTTCGGGCTTCTGGTCCAAGGACGCCATCCTGACTGTGGCTTATGAAGAGAATAAGTTACTGTTCGGGATCGGGTTAATTACAGCCTTCTTTACCGCATTCTACATGGCGCGGTTGTACTTCCTGGTGTTCGGCGGCAAGAGGAGCGGGCCAACCCGGAACGGACACCAAGAACATGTGCATGAATCGCCTCCTGTCATGACTTTGCCGCTGATCCTGCTTGCTGTTCCCGCGGTTCTGGCTGGCTTCCTCTCCACGCCGTGGAACGGTTGGTTCGGCGAATGGCTGACCGGTCTGCCTGCGGAAGAACACGCGAATCTGATCGTGATGGTTCTGTCGGCATTAGCAGGCATCGGCGGGATCATACTTGGGTATCTGATGTATGAGAAAGGCAGCGTTCCCGCAGATATCGTGTCTCGCCAAGTCCCTTGGTTAGCACGCTTAACGGAGCGGAAGTACTATATCGACGAGCTGTATGACCGCATAATC
Protein-coding sequences here:
- the nuoI gene encoding NADH-quinone oxidoreductase subunit NuoI, which translates into the protein MKGIMKGMGVTFKAMTQKKVTHMYPDVPLQMPDRFRGIQYFDPEKCIVCNQCARICPTDCITLTGKANPDPEKKGKVIDTYDINFEICILCDLCTEVCPTEAIVMTNNFELSAYSRDDLFKNMAWLSENDQFIRKENNSALPKGGAKST
- a CDS encoding NADH-quinone oxidoreductase subunit J translates to MMSGEFMVFTFIAVCVITGAVLMVSLDKVVHSVVALAFTFIGLAGLYLLLSAEFVAFVQILIYAGAITILMIFGIMMTKHSEDGKEPHRPWHQALLFIGVVALFGILFFAIRDAVFPASEALQAGEDHVLEIGKLLYTEQVLPFELVSVLLTVAFIGAIVLAKREEE
- the nuoK gene encoding NADH-quinone oxidoreductase subunit NuoK, translated to MTGMLASYLILAAVLFCLGLYGALSKSNAVIVLLSVELMLNAVNLNLIAFAKYGVGPSLTGQIFSLFTMAVAAAEVAVGIAILIALYRRKGTVDVTEMDEMKH
- the nuoL gene encoding NADH-quinone oxidoreductase subunit L translates to MSYSQTAWIIPLLPLVSFTLLLAFGRQMKEAGAWISTLLTGMSFVWAVLTLVARLGKPVSDYAWSYNWLQLEDTALSMGYELTNLNSWMMVVVTFVSLLVNLYSKGYMHGDERITVFYGYVSLFTFSMLGLVLSQNLLQLYVFWELVGVCSFLLVGFWFFKPEAKAAAKKAFIVTRIGDVGLFLAILILFWQMPGHALDFTSIHNAFTGNEITPGWTTLIAILIFIGAIGKSGQFPLHTWLPDAMEGPTPISALIHAATMVAAGVYLIVRTYDIFAASPDALLVVALVGAFTAVFAATIGMAQHDIKRILAYSTVSQLGYMMMALGLGSVSAGMFHLTTHAFFKALLFLGAGSVIHALHRQDIREMGGLASKMKITAVTFAIGALALSGIPPFSGFWSKDAILTVAYEENKLLFGIGLITAFFTAFYMARLYFLVFGGKRSGPTRNGHQEHVHESPPVMTLPLILLAVPAVLAGFLSTPWNGWFGEWLTGLPAEEHANLIVMVLSALAGIGGIILGYLMYEKGSVPADIVSRQVPWLARLTERKYYIDELYDRIIVAPLRGLGHVLQVLDDVVIGGIVRMSARAAVGLGRNGVKLQNGQVQTYGLVSLLGFVLFVILLVGRRYG